A genomic segment from Aegilops tauschii subsp. strangulata cultivar AL8/78 chromosome 1, Aet v6.0, whole genome shotgun sequence encodes:
- the LOC109773676 gene encoding pentatricopeptide repeat-containing protein At2g20710, mitochondrial, producing the protein MCIVKKLVRIRRLSHALELSMWMTDRRYMYLSPGDVAYRLELISKVQGPESAVNYWKGLSIQVKNSHCYGSLLKCYAEAKSVDEAEKLLAEMQDLGMMRSYPYNVMMKLYWETGQVERVHAMYRTMEESGIKPDVFSINILLTVLAAAGNFDGIEEIIKKVDPKIVNWHSHAIVARAFMEAGQQGKALRAIQESEKQIGRKDERVAYGFLLSMFADLGMSSEADRVWNVYKSKVPACNSMYMCRITALLKMNDIDGAEKAFGEWESRYVHHDIHLTNLLLNAYCAKGLMEKAEALLDEAIAKGRTPHRSTWYSLASGFFQDGQVSKAVDMTRKALACASSRWEPDLTNVLMSLEHFMEQKNVEAAEEMASLLRNLVPLTRDVYHILLQTYVHAGQPVSDLLDRMKKDGFEADEETDKIIAGICQ; encoded by the exons ATGtgcatcgtcaagaagctcgtCCGCATCCGCCGCTTATCCCACGCGCTCGAG CTTTCAATGTGGATGACCGACCGGCGGTACATGTACCTGTCGCCTGGCGACGTCGCGTACCGGCTGGAGCTGATCAGCAAGGTGCAGGGCCCCGAGAGTGCCGTGAACTACTGGAAGGGCTTGTCGATCCAGGTGAAGAACTCTCATTGCTACGGCTCCCTCCTGAAATGCTATGCGGAGGCAAAGTCCGTAGACGAGGCCGAAAAGCTCTTAGCGGAGATGCAGGACTTGGGAATGATGAGATCATATCCTTACAATGTGATGATGAAGCTTTACTGGGAGACCGGGCAGGTTGAGAGGGTGCACGCCATGTACAGGACCATGGAAGAGAGCGGCATCAAGCCTGATGTCTTCAGTATCAACATTCTGTTGACGGTGCTCGCAGCTGCTGGGAATTTTGATGGCATTGAGGAAATTATCAAGAAGGTCGACCCGAAGATCGTGAATTGGCACTCACATGCCATTGTAGCCAGGGCCTTCATGGAAGCCGGGCAGCAAGGAAAGGCCTTGCGAGCTATCCAGGAATCAGAAAAGCAGATAGGTCGGAAGGATGAGAGGGTTGCATATGGGTTCTTGCTTTCCATGTTTGCTGATTTGGGAATGAGTAGTGAGGCGGACCGGGTTTGGAATGTCTACAAGTCCAAAGTGCCGGCATGCAACTCGATGTACATGTGCAGGATAACTGCGCTGCTTAAGATGAATGACATTGATGGTGCTGAGAAAGCCTTTGGAGAGTGGGAAAGTAGGTATGTTCACCATGATATCCACTTAACAAACTTACTGCTAAATGCTTACTGTGCCAAAGGTCTTATGGAGAAGGCAGAAGCTCTCCTGGATGAAGCCATCGCCAAAGGGAGGACACCTCACCGTAGTACTTGGTATAGTTTGGCTAGTGGATTTTTCCAGGACGGCCAGGTGTCGAAGGCGGTGGATATGACAAGGAAAGCTCTTGCTTGTGCGTCTTCTCGATGGGAACCTGACCTAACAAATGTGCTAATGAGCCTGGAACATTTCATGGAGCAAAAGAATGTTGAAGCAGCCGAGGAGATGGCAAGCCTGCTACGGAATTTAGTACCTTTGACAAGGGATGTTTACCACATTTTACTGCAGACATATGTTCATGCAGGACAACCAGTGTCAGATTTACTTGATCGCATGAAAAAAGATGGTTTTGAGGCTGATGAAGAAACAGATAAAATCATCGCTGGAATATGCCAGTAG
- the LOC109773677 gene encoding pentatricopeptide repeat-containing protein At4g21705, mitochondrial, producing MASSSLFAAGRRLLHLGRGRLLQGRVRPHNPTPLLLPVRAASSPPSNSAERPPRRPPGLQSTLWPLGHPDTLLVPEIERWAEKPGNRLRPVELERIVKELRKRRRHRQALEVSEWMSAKGHVRFLPKDHAVHLDLIGQVQGIGAAEAYFNQLPDDDKTEKPYGALLNCYTRELMVDESLAHFQKMKEQGFVFCSLPYNNLMGLYTNIGQHEKVPSVIAEMKRSGIMPDNFSYRICINSYGRRADFFGMENTLEDMECEPQIVVDWNTYAVVASNYIKGNLREKAISALKKAEAKIDIKDSDNYNHLISLYGQLGDKSEVKRLWALQMTNCKRHINKDYTTMLAMLVRLDDFEEAEVLLKEWESSENAFDFHVPNVLLTGYRQKDMLDKAEALLDDFLKKGKMPPSSSWAIVAIGYAEKGDAVKAYELTKNALCVYAPRSGWIPRPAMIEMILKYLGDEGDLKDVETFVQLLQAAIPMNSDMTDALSRARMREEKKAGDAEKEALSSTKASG from the exons ATGGCCTCCTCTTCCCTCTTCGCCGCCGGGCGCCGCCTTCTCCACTTGGGGCGCGGCAGGCTTCTCCAAGGCCGAGTCCGTCCCCACAATCCCACTCCTCTGCTCCTCCCTGTGCGCGCCGCATCGTCTCCTCCCTCCAACAGCGCCGAGAGGCCGCCGCGGCGACCCCCGGGCCTGCAGTCCACGCTGTGGCCGCTGGGCCACCCGGACACGCTTCTGGTGCCGGAGATCGAGCGCTGGGCGGAGAAGCCCGGCAACCGCCTCCGCCCCGTTGAGCTCGAGCGCATCGTCAAAGAGCTCCGCaagcgccgccgccaccgccaggCCCTCGAG GTCTCCGAATGGATGAGTGCTAAGGGTCATGTCAGATTTTTGCCAAAGGATCATGCTGTTCACCTGGATTTGATCGGTCAAGTTCAGGGAATCGGAGCAGCAGAAGCCTATTTCAATCAACTGCCTGATGATGATAAGACGGAGAAACCCTACGGTGCACTCCTGAACTGCTACACACGAGAACTCATGGTTGATGAATCCTTGGCTCATTTTCAGAAGATGAAAGAGCAGGGTTTTGTGTTCTGCAGTCTCCCCTACAACAACCTCATGGGCCTCTATACTAACATAGGACAGCACGAGAAGGTCCCTTCAGTGATAGCAGAGATGAAAAGGAGTGGTATCATGCCTGACAACTTCAGCTACAGAATTTGCATAAACTCTTACGGCAGACGGGCAGATTTTTTCGGGATGGAGAACACCCTGGAAGATATGGAGTGTGAGCCTCAAATTGTTGTCGATTGGAACACCTATGCCGTTGTGGCGAGCAACTACATTAAGGGAAACCTAAGGGAGAAGGCAATCTCTGCCTTAAAGAAAGCAGAAGCAAAAATTGACATAAAAGATTCAGATAACTACAACCACCTGATCTCCCTCTACGGCCAGCTGGGGGACAAGTCAGAGGTGAAGAGGCTGTGGGCGCTCCAAATGACAAACTGCAAGAGGCATATTAATAAGGACTACACTACAATGCTTGCAATGCTTGTGAGGCTTGATGATTTCGAAGAAGCTGAGGTCTTGTTGAAAGAGTGGGAGTCGAGCGAAAACGCGTTCGACTTCCATGTCCCAAACGTCTTGCTCACTGGTTACCGGCAGAAGGACATGCTGGACAAGGCCGAAGCGCTGCTGGATGACTTCTTGAAGAAGGGGAAGATGCCTCCTTCGAGCAGTTGGGCCATCGTGGCAATCGGCTACGCGGAGAAAGGTGATGCTGTGAAAGCCTATGAGTTGACAAAAAATGCCCTTTGTGTTTACGCTCCGAGGAGTGGCTGGATCCCGAGGCCTGCGATGATTGAGATGATACTCAAGTATCTTGGAGACGAAGGTGATCTCAAGGATGTTGAAACTTTCGTTCAACTGCTGCAAGCTGCTATTCCTATGAACTCAGATATGACCGACGCTTTGTCAAGGGCTCGTATGAGAGAAGAAAAGAAGGCTGGAGATGCAGAGAAGGAAGCTCTAAGCTCAACAAAGGCATCAGGATAA
- the LOC109773678 gene encoding monothiol glutaredoxin-S11: MASGGGAVREVGSRAELDAAVGGARAAAVHFWASWCEASKQMDEVFAHLAVDFPHALFLRVEAEEQPEISEAYGVTAVPYFVFCKEGKPVDTLEGANPASLANKVAKLAGPANVAQSAAPASLGVAAGPAVLEKVQEMARQNGSSAAESTLKKRLEQLVNSHPVILFMKGNPEEPRCGFSRRVVDILKQEGVEFGSFDILTDNEVREGLKKFSNWPTFPQLYCKGELLGGCDIVIAMHESGELKDVLKEHNIPLRQQGSKIEEPVMSESANEQSPEAIGLTEAQKARLESLTNSNPVMIFIKGSPEEPKCGFSGKVVHILKQEKIPFSSFDILSDDEVRQGLKVLSNWPSYPQVYIKGELVGGSDIVMEMHKSGELKKVLTEKGIIRRESLEDRLEALISSSPVMLFMKGNPDNPRCGFSSKVVNALKGAGISFGSFDILSDEEVRQGLKTYSNWPTFPQLYYKSELMGGCDIVLELEKSGELKATLSE; the protein is encoded by the exons atggcgagcggcggcggggcggtgagGGAGGTGGGGTCGAGGGCGGAGCTGGACGCGGCGGTCGGCGGCGCGCGGGCCGCCGCGGTGCACTTCTGGGCGTCCTGGTGCGAGGCCTCCAAGCAGATGGACGAGGTCTTCGCCCACCTCGCCGTCGACTTCCCCCACGCGCTCTTCCTCAGG GTTGAGGCTGAAGAACAACCGGAAATTTCAGAGGCATATGGAGTTACAGCAGTGCCATACTTTGTTTTCTGCAAG GAAGGCAAACCTGTTGATACCTTGGAGGGCGCAAACCCAGCCAGCCTGGCCAATAAGGTTGCAAAGTTAGCTGGGCCTGCCAATGTTGCTCAGTCTGCTGCACCTGCTAGCTTGGGGGTGGCTGCTGGGCCTGCTGTACTCGAAAAGGTCCAAGAAATGGCACGGCAAAATGGATCTTCTGCTGCTGAAAGTACACTGAAGAAGCGTTTGGAGCAGCTTGTCAACTCCCATCCTGTCATCTTATTCATGAAGGGAAATCCAGAAGAACCAAGGTGTGGTTTCAGCCGAAGGGTGGTTGACATTTTGAAGCAGGAAGGTGTTGAATTTGGGAGCTTTGACATCCTTACAGATAATGAAGTACGTGAAGGACTGAAGAAGTTCTCTAACTGGCCAACTTTTCCTCAGTTGTACTGCAAAGGTGAGCTGCTTGGTGGGTGTGATATTGTTATTGCCATGCATGAAAGTGGTGAACTGAAGGATGTGTTAAAGGAGCACAACATTCCTCTCAGGCAACAAGGAAGCAAAATTGAGGAGCCAGTGATGTCTGAATCTGCAAATGAACAGAGTCCTGAGGCAATTGGGCTTACCGAAGCTCAGAAAGCTCGTTTGGAGAGCCTCACTAATTCTAACCCAGTGATGATATTTATCAAAGGTTCACCTGAGGAGCCCAAGTGTGGATTCAGTGGGAAGGTCGTTCATATTCTTAAGCAGGAGAAGATTCCTTTCTCAAGTTTTGACATTCTTTCAGATGATGAGGTTAGGCAAGGTCTAAAGGTTCTATCAAACTGGCCTAGTTACCCTCAGGTGTACATCAAGGGTGAACTGGTTGGTGGTTCGGACATAGTGATGGAGATGCATAAGAGTGGGGAACTGAAGAAGGTTCTGACTGAGAAAGGGATTATTCGGAGAGAGAGCCTAGAGGACCGGCTCGAGGCCCTAATTTCCTCATCCCCAGTGATGCTGTTCATGAAGGGCAACCCAGATAATCCACGTTGTGGCTTTAGTTCGAAAGTGGTGAATGCCTTGAAAGGAGCAGGGATAAGCTTTGGGTCCTTTGACATTCTATCTGATGAGGAAGTTAGACAAGGTCTGAAGACATACTCGAACTGGCCCACCTTTCCCCAACTCTACTACAAATCAGAGCTGATGGGGGGCTGTGACATTGTTCTTGAGTTGGAAAAGAGTGGAGAGCTGAAGGCCACTCTCTCGGAGTAG
- the LOC120976008 gene encoding uncharacterized protein — translation MVGKDLVLQRNAPVDIREIAAKATLREVRQNGHTYVELRRVGKRVIFFCTICLTECFSDNVLFDHLKGNLHSRRYAEAKVTLFGPMPWPFNDGVLFFNNSRENEPLLLDSSSHNTSELALVPHPDFAGNGTEVTSRLRDGSSSHNGAKGSFIGANGRLNGRSSAITEDSALSNRSETDGPLVIPGVLIKDVVLNLPVHLLGYGNIAYKIAEASEGRKKISKIWCAWVGEEASQGSEACKIYEQSGFAIVNFSYAYELGRKWPSEDQDLPISAGSFFVIDEAGHRGKRMKKSFSDQEASSEESNGQTHDSRSQAIVAGSPTGTSCNLQVSPLSSKSMRRELRKQKRLAAEKVCDICGRSMLPGKDVATLLNCSTGNLACSSRNSSGAFHLFHTSCLLHWTVLCQYEVLADQIAKMGKSKRGRKAKTVPKSRIMSILCPECQGTGIHVEGDELEKPTISLSEMFRYKLKSIEAHKAWMKTPEVLENCSTGLHFPAEHLENAEEQVMPLKSLPFFAADGYMS, via the exons ATGGTGGGGAAGGATTTGGTGCTGCAACGGAATGCTCCTGTGGATATCCGTGAGATTGCTGCCAAGGCCACGCTGCGGGAGGTGCGGCAGAATGGGCACACCTATGTGGAGCTCCGGCGCGTCGGGAAGCGCGTCATCTTCTTCTGCACCATCTGCCTCACCGAGTGCTTCAGCGACAATGTGCTGTTTGACCACCTCAAGGGGAATCTGCACTCACGGCGGTATGCCGAGGCTAAGGTCACCCTGTTTGGGCCCATGCCATGGCCGTTCAATGATGGTGTGCTCTTCTTCAATAACTCACGCGAGAATGAGCCGCTCTTGCTGGACTCAAGCTCGCATAACACCAGCGAACTTGCTCTGGTTCCCCATCCTGACTTTGCAGGGAATGGCACTGAGGTGACATCAAGGTTGAGAGATGGTTCGAGCTCCCATAATGGCGCAAAAGGCTCATTCATTGGTGCAAATGGACGTCTGAATGGTAGATCTTCTGCCATAACTGAAGATAGTGCTCTGTCAAACCGCAGTGAAACCGATGGTCCGCTTGTTATTCCTGGTGTGTTGATAAAGGATGTTGTGTTGAATTTGCCTGTGCATCTTCTGGGTTATGGAAACATTGCATACAAGATTGCTGAAGCTAGCGAAGGTCGCAAGAAGATCAGCAAAATCTGGTGTGCTTGGGTAGGAGAAGAAGCCTCACAGGGCTCTGAAGCTTGTAAAATCTATGAACAATCTGGTTTTGCCATAGTCAACTTCTCTTACGCATATGAGTTGGGAAGGAAGTGGCCTTCTGAAGATCAGGACCTTCCCATCTCTGCTGGATCTTTCTTTGTCATTGATGAGGCTGGACATCGTGGAAAGCGAATGAAGAAGTCATTTTCTGATCAAGAAGCATCTTCAGAAGAGTCTAATGGCCAGACCCATGACAGCAGAAGTCAAGCTATTGTTGCTGGTTCCCCAACAGGTACCTCATGCAATCTTCAAGTCAGTCCCTTGTCCAGCAAGTCTATGAGGAGAGAGCTGAGGAAGCAGAAGCGACTTGCTGCTGAGAAAGTTTGTGATATTTGTGGGCGATCAATGCTTCCTGGAAAGGATGTCGCCACCTTGCTGAACTGCAGCACAGGAAACCTAGCTTGCAGCAGTAGAAACTCCAGCGGG gcttttcaTCTATTTCACACCTCATGCTTACTGCACTGGACTGTTTTGTGCCAATATGAGGTGTTGGCTGATCAAATTGCAAAGATGGGAAAGAGCAAACGAGGAAGAAAGGCGAAAACAGTGCCAAAGAGCAGAATAATGTCCATCCTTTGCCCAGAATGTCAGGGCACAGGGATTCATGTCGAGGGAGATGAGCTCGAAAAGCCAACTATTTCGTTGTCTGAG ATGTTTCGCTACAAGCTGAAGTCTATCGAAGCCCACAAGGCATGGATGAAGACCCCTGAGGTGCTGGAGAACTGTTCCACTGGGCTTCATTTCCCTGCAGAACATCTGGAGAACGCCGAG GAGCAGGTGATGCCACTGAAGTCGCTTCCTTTCTTTGCAGCTGATGGATATATGTCATAA